The following are encoded together in the Humulus lupulus chromosome 5, drHumLupu1.1, whole genome shotgun sequence genome:
- the LOC133834762 gene encoding leucine-rich repeat receptor protein kinase EMS1, producing the protein MIMGFKLSFIVLIVSHLLFLCSDAIVDRNKAYSDREALLSFKVSLENPHILSSWNSSTPYCNWVGVSCQLGRVDSLALPALSLKGPLSPSVFSLSSVTVLDLSSNLFHGEIPPLAFSLKRLKKLLLGDNLLFGEIPSQLSEWTQLQTLMLGHNSFSGKIPPELGRLAELETLDLAGNALTGNIPPQIGNLSKLLFLDLSSNLLSGSPPLPLFINLHALSSLDISNNSFSGTIPPEINNLKNLTDLYIDINHFSGQLPREIGDLSRLQNFFAHSCFITGPLPQELSKLQSLSRLDLSYNPLKCSIPKSIGKLQNLSILIMVSSELNGSVPPELGMCKNLRTLMLSFNTLSGSLPEELSELPMLTFSAEKNQLSGPLPSWLGKWNQVDSLLLGSNLFSGEIPPEIGNCSLLRDLSLSNNLLTGRIPKELCNALSLMEIDLASNFLTGNIDNTFLKCTNLTQLVLVDNQIVGQIPEYLSNLPLMVLDIDSNNFTGTIPISIWYSNNLMELSAANNQLGGCLPEEIGRAAALERLVLSDNHLFGTIPKQVGKLTSLSVLNMNSNLLEGTIPTELGMCTALTTLDLGNNLLHGPIPENLAELGQLQCLVLSHNNLSGSIPSKAFYFRQIDIPDLSFIQHRGVFDLSYNMLSGTIPEELGNCVVVVDLLLSNNMLSGEIPRSLSRLTNLTALDLSGNLLTGSIPPEFGDLRKLQGLYMGSNKLSGTIPSKRLGDLSSLVKLNLTNNKLSGSVPTSFGNLKGLTHLDLSYNELSGKLPSSLSSLLNLVGLYVQQNRLSGQVDQLFSNSIAWRIETMNLSNNFFDGELPESLGNLSYLTYLDFHSNMFQGGIPTELGNLMQLQYLDVSRNKLSGQIPEKICGLVNLFFLSLAENSLEGPIPTSGTCLKLSNSSLAGNKNLCGTIMGFDCKINSFEKSAWLSSRGRLAAAVVGSIVIVLFLAIALARHVTRNKRQTDAEEAEESKLNSFLDQNLYFLSSSRSKEPLSINLAMFEQRLLKLTLVDILEATNNFCKTNIIGDGGFGTVYKATLPDGKIAAVKKLSEAKTQGQREFIAEMETLGKVKHHNLVPLLGYCSIGEEKLLVYEYMVNGSLDLWLRNRTGALEVLTWDKRFKIATGAARGLAFLHHGFIPHIIHRDIKASNILLNEDFEPKVADFGLARLISACETHITTEVAGTFGYIPPEYGQSGRSTTSGDVYSFGVILLELVTGKEPTGPDFKEIEGGNLVGWVFQKMEKGQAADVLDPTILNADTKQMMLQVLKIAFICLSENPANRPSMLQVLKFLKGLKDDH; encoded by the coding sequence ATGATCATGGGGTTTAAGCTTTCGTTTATCGTTCTCATAGTGTCTCATCTTCTCTTTCTTTGCTCTGACGCCATAGTAGACCGAAACAAAGCTTACTCAGATAGAGAAGCCCTTCTTTCCTTCAAGGTATCTCTTGAAAATCCTCACATTCTTTCTTCATGGAACTCATCAACCCCATACTGTAACTGGGTCGGTGTTTCTTGCCAGCTTGGACGGGTAGACTCGCTCGCTCTCCCAGCTCTGTCCCTGAAAGGCCCACTTtctccctctgttttctctctcaGCAGCGTCACCGTCCTCGACCTCTCCTCGAATCTTTTCCATGGGGAAATCCCACCTCTGGCATTCAGTCTTAAACGCTTGAAGAAGCTGTTACTCGGTGACAACCTCTTGTTCGGGGAAATTCCGAGTCAGTTAAGTGAGTGGACTCAGTTGCAAACCCTCATGCTCGGACACAACTCGTTCAGTGGGAAAATTCCTCCGGAGCTGGGGAGATTGGCTGAGCTCGAGACACTTGATCTCGCTGGAAATGCTCTCACTGGAAATATTCCTCCCCAGATTGGAAACTTAAGCAAACTCCTATTTTTGGACCTTAGCAGTAATCTTCTATCAGGTTCTCCTCCATTGCCCCTCTTTATAAATCTCCATGCTTTATCTTCGTTGGACATATCAAACAACTCGTTTTCTGGTACAATCCCACCTGAGATTAACAACCTGAAGAATCTCACCGACCTCTACATTGACATTAACCATTTCTCTGGCCAGTTGCCTCGGGAAATTGGTGACCTTTCCCGCCTCCAAAACTTCTTTGCTCATTCTTGTTTTATAACTGGCCCGCTGCCCCAGGAGTTATCTAAGTTGCAATCACTAAGTAGACTTGATCTTTCCTACAACCCTTTAAAGTGTTCGATCCCAAAGTCCATCGGGAAGTTGCAGAACTTGAGTATTCTGATTATGGTTTCTTCCGAGCTAAACGGGTCTGTTCCTCCTGAGCTGGGAATGTGTAAGAATTTGAGGACTCTGATGCTTTCCTTCAATACACTATCCGGATCGTTGCCCGAGGAGCTTTCTGAGCTTCCTATGCTGACCTTTTCTGCTGAAAAGAACCAACTTTCTGGGCCATTGCCTTCTTGGCTCGGAAAATGGAACCAAGTGGATTCACTTTTGCTTGGGAGTAACCTGTTTTCTGGCGAAATCCCCCCTGAAATTGGCAATTGTTCTCTGCTTAGGGACCTTAGTTTGAGCAACAACCTGTTGACTGGTCGAATACCGAAGGAGCTCTGCAATGCGTTGTCGCTCATGGAGATTGATCTCGCCAGCAATTTTCTCACTGGTAATATTGATAACACTTTTCTGAAGTGCACTAATCTTACTCAGTTGGTCTTAGTGGATAACCAGATTGTTGGTCAAATACCTGAATACCTGTCAAACCTTCCATTGATGGTGCTTGACATTGATTCGAATAATTTCACGGGTACAATTCCCATCAGTATCTGGTACTCAAATAATTTAATGGAATTGTCAGCGGCAAATAATCAGTTGGGGGGCTGTCTGCCTGAGGAGATTGGCAGGGCAGCTGCACTGGAGAGGCTTGTTCTCAGTGATAATCACCTATTTGGCACTATACCTAAACAGGTTGGAAAGCTTACCAGTCTTTCTGTTCTTAACATGAACTCAAATCTTCTTGAAGGAACAATCCCAACTGAGCTTGGCATGTGCACCGCACTAACCACATTGGACCTTGGAAACAACCTTCTCCACGGGCCTATACCAGAGAATCTGGCAGAATTGGGTCAACTACAATGCCTGGTTCTTTCTCACAACAATCTGTCAGGGTCAATTCCTTCCAAGGCTTTCTATTTCCGTCAAATTGATATCCCTGATCTGAGCTTTATTCAACACCGTGGAGTTTTTGATCTGTCATACAATATGCTGTCAGGCACAATACCTGAGGAGTTGGGGAACTGTGTGGTTGTGGTAGACCTTTTGCTAAGCAATAACATGCTTTCCGGGGAAATTCCAAGATCACTCTCTCGTCTGACAAATCTTACAGCATTGGATTTATCTGGGAATTTGCTCACTGGCTCCATTCCTCCAGAATTTGGTGATTTGCGTAAGCTGCAAGGATTGTATATGGGAAGTAATAAGCTATCTGGTACCATCCCCTCGAAAAGATTGGGAGATTTGAGCAGTTTGGTAaagctgaacttgactaataataAGCTGTCAGGTTCAGTACCAACAAGTTTTGGAAACTTAAAAGGGCTAACTCATTTGGATTTGAGTTATAATGAGCTCAGTGGGAAGCTACCTTCATCTCTCTCGAGCCTGCTTAACCTTGTAGGGCTTTATGTCCAACAGAACAGGCTTTCTGGACAGGTTGATCAGCTTTTCTCAAATTCTATAGCGTGGAGGATAGAAACGATGAACCTCAGCAACAACTTTTTTGATGGGGAATTGCCAGAGTCTTTAGGAAATCTGTCATATTTGACATATTTGGATTTTCATTCAAATATGTTTCAGGGAGGCATTCCAACGGAGTTGGGGAATCTGATGCAGCTCCAGTATCTCGATGTTTCAAGGAACAAGCTCTCCGGACAGATTCCAGAGAAAATATGTGGGCTGGTCAATCTGTTCTTCCTGAGCTTGGCTGAAAATAGTTTGGAAGGGCCTATTCCCACAAGTGGAACTTGCCTTAAGTTGTCAAATTCTTCACTTGCTGGGAACAAAAACCTCTGTGGAACAATTATGGGATTTGATTGCAAAATAAATAGCTTTGAAAAGTCTGCATGGTTAAGTTCCAGGGGACGTCTAGCTGCAGCTGTAGTGGGAAGTATTGTAATTGTCCTTTTTCTAGCAATTGCTCTTGCTAGACATGTTACAAGAAACAAGAGGCAAACTGATGCTGAAGAAGCTGAGGAAAGCAAGCTTAACAGTTTTCTAGATCAAAATCTTTATTTCCTTAGTAGCAGCAGATCAAAGGAACCTTTGAGCATCAACCTGGCCATGTTTGAGCAGCGCCTCTTGAAATTGACCTTAGTCGATATTCTTGAAGCAACCAACAACTTCTGCAAGACAAACATTATTGGAGATGGAGGTTTTGGAACAGTGTACAAAGCTACTCTGCCTGATGGGAAAATAGCTGCAGTCAAGAAGCTAAGTGAAGCCAAAACACAAGGTCAACGAGAATTCATTGCTGAAATGGAAACTCTGGGAAAGGTAAAGCACCATAATCTAGTCCCTTTGCTCGGGTACTGTTCTATTGGTGAGGAAAAGCTTCTTGTTTATGAGTACATGGTGAATGGGAGCTTAGACCTCTGGCTGAGAAACAGGACTGGAGCTCTTGAAGTCCTAACCTGGGATAAACGGTTCAAAATTGCAACCGGCGCTGCACGTGGGCTAGCTTTTCTTCATCATGGATTCATTCCCCACATCATTCACAGGGACATAAAAGCTAGCAACATCTTACTCAATGAAGACTTTGAACCAAAGGTTGCGGATTTCGGGCTGGCTAGATTGATAAGTGCTTGTGAGACTCACATTACAACCGAAGTTGCTGGAACATTTGGTTACATTCCACCTGAGTATGGACAGAGTGGGAGGTCCACAACAAGTGGTGATGTTTATAGTTTTGGTGTGATCTTGCTTGAATTAGTGACAGGGAAAGAGCCAACTGGACCTGACTTCAAAGAGATTGAAGGTGGAAATTTGGTGGGATGGGTGTTTCAGAAAATGGAGAAGGGACAAGCTGCTGATGTTCTCGACCCGACCATTCTCAACGCAGACACTAAGCAGATGATGCTTCAAGTGCTTAAGATTGCTTTCATTTGCCTGTCAGAGAATCCTGCCAATAGGCCTAGCATGCTTCAAGTGCTCAAGTTCCTTAAAGGGTTAAAAGATGATCATTAA